In Thermococcus sp., a single genomic region encodes these proteins:
- a CDS encoding Era-like GTP-binding protein, whose product MIKVAIIGAENVGKSTLMNALVGGKVSEVEDLPGTTKGLVKKHFGKLKIPKGMKNPFGGADEFVLIDTAGLFDPRYELRGKVLSEEKFRELIKEITSADIIIHMVDATVGLHRGMEKLHHILKMRYEKPIIVVINKIDLVPRERVEELREIIKKRLEQEPLTLSLVTYEGFNELLERIAHMAMYV is encoded by the coding sequence ATGATAAAGGTTGCGATAATCGGTGCCGAAAACGTTGGCAAATCAACCCTCATGAACGCGCTTGTTGGAGGAAAGGTGAGCGAGGTTGAGGATTTGCCTGGGACGACGAAAGGACTTGTGAAAAAACACTTCGGAAAGCTCAAGATACCCAAGGGGATGAAGAACCCCTTCGGTGGGGCCGACGAGTTCGTCCTGATAGATACGGCCGGCCTCTTCGACCCGAGGTATGAGCTGAGGGGGAAGGTTCTCAGCGAGGAGAAGTTCAGGGAGCTGATAAAGGAGATAACCTCGGCCGACATAATCATCCACATGGTCGACGCCACCGTCGGCCTTCACCGGGGCATGGAAAAGCTCCACCACATACTCAAAATGCGCTACGAGAAGCCGATAATAGTCGTCATCAACAAGATTGACCTCGTTCCCAGGGAACGGGTGGAAGAACTGAGGGAAATCATAAAGAAGAGGCTCGAGCAGGAGCCACTCACCTTGTCTCTCGTAACATACGAGGGCTTCAACGAGCTCCTCGAAAGGATTGCCCACATGGCGATGTACGTCTAA
- a CDS encoding GTP-binding protein yields MKRVKLGHHYYYSLTPDELKTGGFRGKNVVIEGIVEDKPLVEFLPMELPSWRTTFKIHGIRIDFAGSPCIGKGDRVKVYGRFLGDAIIATAVETDKAIFTTEE; encoded by the coding sequence ATGAAACGCGTAAAGCTCGGCCATCACTATTACTACTCCCTAACCCCCGATGAGCTGAAAACCGGCGGGTTTCGGGGCAAGAATGTCGTTATCGAGGGAATCGTCGAGGACAAGCCCCTCGTCGAGTTCCTTCCCATGGAACTGCCGAGCTGGAGGACGACGTTTAAAATACACGGCATCAGGATTGATTTTGCAGGAAGCCCCTGCATAGGGAAGGGAGACAGGGTCAAAGTCTACGGCCGTTTCCTCGGCGATGCGATAATAGCCACCGCCGTTGAAACTGACAAAGCCATCTTCACGACGGAGGAGTGA
- a CDS encoding prenyltransferase gives MLVVEVLESAKDIPDPYMRTITYARIGEELAKKGHSLYKRAFLNAFESLASIEDPFLVLKALLSIGISMGRAKIKAYRKVFSRVFSESKSLAPQQRDEILKTASLALLSLGDIGEAITFAIEISTNDLKQATLVSLVRGLSHSLEIKPIKTAYRLRKMRLILEYITDEPHRSKALLELSKTLITLGSYEGAFSTVKEMGSKEWAKRAFKELAFRLSELGVIEKYADSFVILAEELSRKFGENLVLELSTALALAGRGKLAVQTLRRANQMNLFENVALDILEKNPHALKDFLEALSDEEARTVGKTLMNAILEEPTPEKRNIVNTIARFVRSEEVLAKIARFYVLINDVESARKIGLVLQNQRLRSIVMADVAHHYLKQGDVEKAIDTALEVRDRRFASILMSEILIKALQEELKGLGDGKVKVANRKAGEQA, from the coding sequence ATGCTTGTAGTGGAAGTGCTGGAATCAGCTAAGGATATTCCTGATCCCTACATGAGGACTATCACTTACGCAAGAATAGGTGAGGAACTTGCGAAGAAAGGACATTCACTTTACAAGCGTGCTTTTCTCAATGCTTTCGAGTCTCTAGCCTCTATAGAAGATCCTTTTCTCGTCCTTAAAGCTCTGCTCTCCATAGGAATCTCTATGGGTAGGGCCAAGATCAAAGCCTACAGAAAGGTGTTTTCAAGAGTTTTCAGTGAGTCTAAAAGTTTAGCCCCCCAGCAGAGGGATGAAATCCTTAAAACGGCCTCTCTAGCTCTTTTAAGTCTGGGCGATATTGGGGAAGCGATAACATTTGCCATTGAAATCTCCACCAATGATCTTAAACAGGCTACCCTTGTTTCTCTTGTTCGAGGACTTTCACATTCTCTTGAGATCAAGCCAATTAAAACGGCATACCGGCTCAGAAAAATGAGACTTATACTGGAATATATAACCGATGAACCGCACCGTTCTAAGGCACTCCTTGAGCTTTCTAAGACACTGATAACCTTGGGTAGCTATGAGGGGGCTTTTTCAACCGTAAAAGAGATGGGTTCTAAGGAATGGGCAAAGCGAGCTTTTAAAGAGCTTGCTTTTCGCCTCAGCGAGCTTGGGGTCATTGAAAAATATGCAGATTCCTTTGTTATCCTTGCAGAGGAACTTTCAAGGAAGTTCGGTGAAAATTTAGTTCTTGAACTTTCCACGGCTTTAGCCCTCGCAGGTAGAGGAAAGCTTGCTGTTCAGACGCTTAGAAGGGCGAATCAAATGAATCTCTTTGAAAACGTAGCCTTAGACATTCTTGAGAAAAATCCACATGCACTGAAAGACTTTTTAGAAGCTCTATCCGATGAAGAGGCCCGAACAGTTGGTAAAACGTTAATGAATGCGATCCTTGAAGAACCGACACCTGAAAAAAGGAACATAGTGAACACAATTGCACGGTTCGTTCGCTCTGAGGAAGTGCTGGCAAAGATTGCCAGATTTTATGTGTTGATAAACGATGTTGAATCCGCGAGGAAAATAGGTCTCGTTCTTCAAAATCAGAGGCTCCGCTCAATAGTTATGGCTGACGTAGCCCATCACTACCTCAAACAAGGTGACGTTGAGAAGGCCATTGACACCGCCCTTGAAGTCAGGGACAGGCGCTTTGCTTCAATACTCATGTCGGAAATCCTCATAAAGGCCCTTCAAGAAGAGTTAAAGGGGTTGGGCGATGGAAAGGTTAAGGTCGCTAATAGGAAAGCGGGAGAACAGGCTTGA
- a CDS encoding HD family hydrolase: MLDLLIELGNLKRLPRTGWLLRGVSNPESIADHSYRVALITLFLADELKAKGVEINVEKALKIALLHDVGEARITDVPKTAQYYLDKGKAEKKAVMELLLSSPNPREYFKLWREYEEETTLEGRLVKFADRLEMLIQAYEYEKAGFRNLEEFWGTLEKLRESEFYVHFKELVDGIEGLRKQNRLR; this comes from the coding sequence ATGCTCGACCTTCTCATCGAGCTGGGCAACCTGAAGAGACTCCCTAGAACTGGCTGGCTTCTCAGGGGGGTTTCAAATCCGGAGAGCATAGCCGACCACAGCTACCGCGTCGCTTTGATAACGCTTTTTCTGGCGGATGAGCTTAAAGCGAAGGGCGTTGAGATAAACGTCGAGAAAGCCCTAAAGATAGCGCTCCTTCACGATGTAGGTGAAGCAAGGATAACGGACGTGCCGAAGACGGCCCAGTACTACCTCGACAAGGGCAAGGCCGAGAAGAAAGCCGTTATGGAGCTCCTGCTCTCGTCTCCAAATCCAAGGGAATACTTTAAGCTCTGGCGCGAGTACGAGGAAGAGACCACTCTGGAAGGTCGGCTCGTCAAGTTCGCGGACAGGCTGGAGATGCTGATTCAGGCCTACGAGTACGAGAAGGCCGGCTTTCGGAACCTCGAAGAGTTCTGGGGAACCCTGGAAAAGCTCAGGGAGAGTGAGTTCTACGTGCATTTCAAAGAGCTGGTGGATGGAATAGAGGGACTGAGAAAACAGAACCGTTTACGTTAA
- a CDS encoding secondary thiamine-phosphate synthase enzyme YjbQ yields the protein MLYEISIETRERCQVVDITEEIQKMVYRSKVKHGIAVVFTHHTTTGLFINEYEPGLIEDIKAKMNELVPYESSYSHDRIDNNAHAHIKASIFLNPEVVVPIDQAELHLGTWQRILFVELDGPRHRNVYVMICPCPEMPEE from the coding sequence ATGCTCTATGAGATTTCCATCGAGACCCGGGAGCGCTGTCAGGTTGTGGACATAACAGAGGAAATTCAAAAAATGGTCTACCGCTCAAAGGTTAAGCACGGGATAGCGGTTGTTTTCACACACCACACGACGACGGGTCTCTTCATAAACGAGTACGAACCGGGCCTAATCGAGGACATAAAGGCCAAGATGAACGAGCTAGTTCCTTATGAATCCAGTTACTCCCACGACAGGATTGACAACAACGCCCACGCCCACATAAAGGCGAGCATCTTCCTGAATCCTGAGGTCGTGGTTCCGATAGACCAGGCCGAGCTCCATCTGGGGACGTGGCAGAGGATTCTGTTCGTTGAGCTCGACGGCCCGAGGCACAGGAATGTTTACGTCATGATTTGCCCCTGTCCCGAGATGCCCGAGGAGTGA